One window of Acropora palmata chromosome 1, jaAcrPala1.3, whole genome shotgun sequence genomic DNA carries:
- the LOC141897144 gene encoding histone H3.3 produces MARTKQTARKSTGGKAPRKQLATKAARKSAPSTGGVKKPHRYRPGTVALREIRRYQKSTELLIRKLPFQRLVREIAQDFKTDLRFQSAAIGALQEAAEAYLVGLFEDTNLCAIHAKRVTIMPKDIQLARRIRGERA; encoded by the coding sequence ATGGCTCGAACGAAGCAAACGGCACGTAAATCTACCGGAGGAAAGGCTCCAAGAAAACAGCTAGCGACCAAAGCAGCTCGTAAAAGTGCGCCGTCGACTGGTGGCGTGAAgaagcctcatcgttataggCCGGGAACCGTCGCTTTGAGagaaattcgtcgttaccagaagTCAACGGAATTGTTGATCAGAAAGCTCCCTTTTCAGCGTCTTGTTCGTGAAATCGCCCAAGACTTCAAAACTGATCTTCGATTCCAAAGTGCAGCCATCGGTGCCCTTCAAGAAGCCGCTGAAGCTTACTTGGTTGGTCTCTTCGAAGACACAAACTTGTGTGCTATCCACGCGAAACGCGTAACAATTATGCCAAAGGACATCCAGTTAGCTCGCCGAATTAGGGGAGAACGTGCTTAA